From the Chloroflexus aurantiacus J-10-fl genome, one window contains:
- a CDS encoding NAD(P)/FAD-dependent oxidoreductase: protein MRIAIVGAGIAGLSAAYDLAGQGYAVTIYEAGDQVGGLASGFRDAAWDWPLERFYHHIFTTDHAIIELTNDIGMRDRLFFRAPVTAQWWRGRGYALDGVLPVLRFPGLPFIDRLRFGLTAFYLKFITQNWQRLEQTTAMAWTERVSGRNVARVIWRPLLEGKFGPHADEVNMAWLWARLRARSFQLGYFRGGFQAFADELCAACVRRGVQVWRQTPVKSVCQTATGWQISAAQHPPADYDAVLVTGAPGLLARLVTTLPAEYLGQLRRLNSMGAVVMTIALRRPLTNGIYWLNLPKDEFPFLALVEHTNFIEPDYYGGDHLIYCGDYLDPNHEYFRLDASALLERFLPALRRINPAFQPEWVRAYWLHRETYAQPIVPVNHSRNIPPIATPLPGLFWASMSQVYPWDRGTNYAVELGRRAARVMHEFAGQYQQTVPSGY, encoded by the coding sequence ATGAGGATCGCGATTGTTGGTGCCGGCATTGCTGGTCTGAGTGCAGCCTACGATCTTGCCGGTCAGGGCTATGCGGTCACGATTTACGAAGCGGGGGATCAGGTCGGTGGGCTGGCCAGTGGCTTTCGCGATGCAGCCTGGGATTGGCCGCTTGAACGGTTTTATCACCATATCTTCACCACCGACCACGCGATCATCGAATTGACGAACGACATCGGGATGCGTGATCGGCTCTTTTTTCGGGCACCGGTCACTGCGCAATGGTGGCGTGGACGAGGCTATGCACTCGACGGCGTGCTACCGGTATTGCGCTTCCCCGGCTTACCATTCATTGACCGGCTCCGGTTCGGTTTGACCGCCTTTTACCTGAAGTTTATTACGCAGAACTGGCAACGACTTGAGCAGACAACGGCTATGGCCTGGACAGAGCGGGTCTCCGGGCGTAATGTCGCTCGTGTGATCTGGCGGCCACTGCTTGAAGGCAAGTTTGGCCCCCACGCCGATGAAGTGAATATGGCCTGGTTGTGGGCACGTTTGCGGGCACGCAGCTTTCAATTGGGCTATTTTCGCGGTGGGTTTCAGGCGTTCGCCGATGAATTGTGTGCGGCCTGTGTCAGGCGTGGAGTGCAGGTGTGGCGGCAAACGCCGGTGAAGTCCGTTTGCCAGACAGCAACCGGCTGGCAAATTAGTGCGGCGCAGCATCCTCCAGCCGACTACGATGCCGTCCTGGTTACCGGAGCGCCGGGCTTACTGGCTCGCCTGGTGACGACCCTCCCTGCCGAGTATCTGGGACAGTTGCGACGGTTGAACTCAATGGGAGCGGTGGTGATGACCATCGCTCTCCGCCGCCCGCTCACCAATGGAATTTACTGGCTCAATCTGCCCAAAGACGAATTTCCCTTCCTGGCGCTGGTTGAGCACACTAACTTCATTGAACCGGATTATTACGGTGGTGACCATTTGATTTACTGTGGTGATTATCTCGACCCCAACCACGAGTACTTTCGCCTCGATGCGTCAGCTTTGCTCGAACGCTTCCTGCCGGCGCTGCGCCGAATCAATCCGGCATTTCAGCCAGAGTGGGTGCGGGCGTACTGGTTGCACCGCGAAACCTATGCCCAACCGATTGTGCCGGTCAACCACAGTCGCAACATTCCCCCCATTGCCACCCCCCTGCCCGGCCTCTTTTGGGCCAGTATGAGCCAGGTCTACCCCTGGGATCGCGGTACCAATTATGCCGTTGAGCTGGGACGACGGGCCGCACGAGTGATGCACGAATTCGCCGGTCAGTATCAGCAGACAGTACCTTCAGGCTATTGA
- a CDS encoding LamG-like jellyroll fold domain-containing protein translates to MQRFGKITLFLCIICWLISCSTGSPAVSSATGETISPSPTPQPTLPPVTTTLQPSPAPTAPAASPATVGFSVRFYGFYTSNGNGVADSDRIKIPLGPVNSNGQISSSRPVNVSGDMTLEFWMKANPGDNDAPPCDSWYYGNIVIDRDVYGDGDYGDYGVAICGNKLVVGFNVGQDDRLLKGNAIVTDGQWHHIAITRSASGPVRLYIDGQLDSEMDGPPGRIDYRLNRPTSYPNSDPYLVFAAEKHDVTGSLYFNGWIDDLRLSNIVRYSGAFARPTAPHALDANTVALYRFDEGSGTTINDATAGNQSPGELKPRAGGAAQHWSSDTPFTTSSVPLTPRAYIPFIANS, encoded by the coding sequence ATGCAGCGCTTCGGGAAGATAACCTTGTTTCTCTGCATCATATGCTGGCTGATCTCCTGCAGCACAGGTAGTCCGGCAGTCAGTTCCGCCACAGGGGAGACCATCTCGCCCTCGCCTACGCCGCAACCCACCCTGCCGCCGGTCACCACTACGCTGCAACCGTCGCCAGCACCAACAGCGCCTGCGGCCAGCCCAGCGACGGTCGGCTTTTCGGTGCGCTTCTACGGTTTCTACACCAGCAACGGTAACGGCGTCGCTGATAGCGACCGGATCAAAATCCCGCTCGGCCCGGTCAATAGCAACGGTCAAATTAGCAGCTCGCGACCGGTGAACGTGAGCGGTGATATGACGCTGGAGTTCTGGATGAAGGCCAATCCAGGCGATAATGATGCGCCGCCGTGCGATAGCTGGTACTACGGCAACATTGTGATCGACCGCGACGTGTACGGCGATGGGGATTATGGTGACTACGGTGTTGCCATTTGCGGTAACAAACTCGTCGTCGGGTTTAATGTCGGACAGGATGATCGATTGCTCAAAGGCAATGCGATTGTCACCGACGGGCAATGGCATCACATCGCGATTACCCGCTCTGCAAGTGGACCGGTGCGTCTCTACATTGACGGGCAGCTCGATAGCGAGATGGATGGGCCGCCGGGACGGATTGATTATCGCCTGAATCGGCCAACGAGCTATCCTAACAGCGATCCTTACCTTGTGTTCGCTGCCGAAAAGCACGACGTGACCGGCAGTCTTTACTTCAACGGATGGATCGACGATCTGCGCCTGTCGAACATCGTGCGTTACAGCGGGGCATTTGCTCGCCCAACTGCACCGCATGCGCTGGATGCGAATACCGTTGCGCTTTACCGGTTTGATGAGGGCAGTGGGACAACCATCAACGATGCCACAGCCGGCAACCAAAGCCCCGGCGAACTGAAGCCGCGTGCCGGCGGTGCTGCTCAGCACTGGTCGAGTGATACTCCGTTCACTACGAGCAGTGTGCCGTTGACGCCAAGAGCGTATATTCCGTTCATTGCGAATAGCTAG
- a CDS encoding RtcB family protein: MKAAQLLADYTNHPAFRELCRAAKQMLREGLDPATVRRQIAAQYGEPPVELRLRAQPQPLKIIGAHLIEPGAIEQMQTALRLPPAIRGALMPDAHQGYALPVGGVIAYDRAVAPYQVGVDIGCRMHLSIFADMTPDEAHRDRHHLLDTLTKVTVFGIGSPKKPVADHPILADPRWRATKLLRELHDLATYQIGTSGGGNHFAEIVVGEWLDTHRTFVGLLTHSGSRGVGAKIANYYATLADRETAVIASGIPKTYGWLGTDTEAGQEYLLAMRLAGDFARANHEVIHARFARAAGVAVERVIEHHHNFAWEQPDGTVIHRKGATPAEAGTYGLIPGSMATASYIVEGLGEPTSLASASHGAGRRFSRSEARRTITPAMAAAVVREAGVLVRGLAVDESPLAYKDIETVMELQVAAGLIRPVARMRPLVVIMSGSAGED, encoded by the coding sequence ATGAAAGCAGCCCAGTTGTTAGCCGACTATACCAATCATCCGGCATTTCGTGAGTTGTGTCGGGCTGCTAAACAGATGCTGCGTGAAGGGCTTGATCCGGCTACGGTGCGCCGGCAGATCGCTGCGCAGTATGGTGAGCCGCCGGTGGAGTTACGCCTGCGCGCTCAGCCGCAGCCACTCAAGATTATCGGTGCCCATTTGATCGAGCCGGGTGCGATTGAACAGATGCAGACGGCGCTGCGCTTGCCACCCGCGATTCGGGGAGCACTCATGCCCGATGCCCATCAGGGCTATGCGCTGCCGGTCGGTGGCGTGATCGCGTATGACCGGGCGGTGGCGCCGTACCAGGTCGGTGTGGATATTGGCTGCCGGATGCATCTCTCGATCTTTGCTGATATGACCCCCGACGAGGCGCATCGTGATCGTCACCATCTGCTCGACACGCTTACGAAAGTCACGGTGTTTGGGATCGGCTCGCCGAAGAAGCCGGTTGCCGACCATCCCATTCTCGCCGATCCGCGCTGGCGGGCAACAAAACTGCTCCGCGAACTGCACGATCTGGCGACATATCAGATTGGCACATCCGGTGGTGGGAACCATTTTGCCGAGATTGTCGTCGGTGAGTGGCTTGATACGCACCGCACGTTTGTTGGTTTGCTCACCCATAGCGGGAGTCGTGGTGTCGGTGCGAAGATCGCGAACTACTACGCAACCCTGGCCGACCGGGAAACGGCGGTGATTGCCAGCGGCATTCCGAAGACATATGGCTGGCTGGGGACGGATACCGAAGCCGGGCAGGAGTATCTGCTGGCCATGCGTTTGGCAGGCGATTTTGCCCGTGCCAATCACGAGGTCATCCATGCCCGCTTTGCCAGGGCGGCAGGTGTTGCCGTGGAGCGGGTGATTGAGCACCACCACAATTTTGCCTGGGAGCAGCCCGACGGAACGGTTATTCACCGCAAAGGCGCCACTCCTGCCGAGGCTGGTACCTATGGGTTGATCCCCGGTTCGATGGCAACCGCCAGCTACATTGTCGAAGGGTTAGGCGAACCAACCTCGCTGGCCAGTGCATCGCACGGTGCCGGTCGGCGCTTCAGTCGTTCCGAAGCTCGCCGCACGATTACCCCGGCAATGGCAGCGGCAGTGGTGCGCGAGGCCGGTGTGCTGGTTCGCGGTCTGGCCGTCGATGAGTCGCCACTGGCCTACAAGGATATCGAGACGGTGATGGAGTTGCAGGTTGCCGCCGGCCTCATTCGCCCCGTGGCCCGGATGCGTCCACTGGTGGTGATAATGTCTGGCTCGGCAGGCGAGGATTAA
- a CDS encoding helix-turn-helix transcriptional regulator: MGWTFLTNHAQVLLCIARNPRVTAQEIARTIGITERAVQRILHDLHEAGYISHVREGRHNHYTIYGDQPLRHPTVQNITVRELLAALTNGAAVMAK, from the coding sequence ATGGGTTGGACATTTCTTACTAATCACGCCCAGGTACTCCTCTGTATCGCGCGCAATCCACGGGTAACCGCCCAGGAGATTGCCCGCACAATTGGGATTACCGAACGGGCTGTTCAGCGTATTCTGCACGATTTGCACGAGGCCGGCTATATTTCACACGTGCGTGAAGGCCGGCACAATCACTACACCATCTACGGCGATCAGCCGCTCCGTCACCCGACTGTGCAGAACATTACCGTTCGTGAATTGCTGGCAGCGCTGACCAATGGTGCCGCTGTGATGGCAAAGTGA
- a CDS encoding DUF5010 domain-containing protein, with the protein MEQRSGHLTIIQCWCVCLIIAGLLIACSPPVPVPPSPTVAATPALMVPSPTVQPSPTVVQIPTQQPTVVVAPSPTAIPTSVPQPIATAPTPVFPVPTPDPALMQRKPPLGTFFFYWYNCPQQECDSSQLLAVPPGWLTPLPADPDPRDGFSYSSYNYDWYENELRTMASIGISMVFPVSWGDHPHPWFRNDRLNLLVQANGVLEHPLTIGMFLDTTAQQGMYQEFLGNGYRFGPDAPRLPLSDPRSGYFFYNLHIRDFFTRVPREMWATIDGRPIIITYTALCCDNLELSGTLWQAVKDAFRADFGVEPWLILEETWLNPQALAPPEGLPDSAQVADGVYRWGTALLGPHTAELRGFKVSSVGPGFDNSRIPWVREPRGQPRDEPPGGGSPAPGAFLRASLAAIPPDTDLVLIETWNEWPENSAVAPAAYTDRDGRPLPPDFYLQIIRQWREQFVPQP; encoded by the coding sequence ATGGAACAACGATCTGGTCATCTCACAATCATACAGTGCTGGTGTGTCTGTCTGATAATCGCTGGTTTGCTGATCGCTTGTAGTCCACCGGTGCCCGTTCCCCCGTCACCTACAGTGGCAGCAACGCCAGCATTGATGGTGCCGTCGCCAACGGTGCAACCATCTCCTACCGTTGTGCAGATACCCACCCAACAACCAACAGTGGTAGTGGCTCCGTCGCCAACTGCGATACCAACCAGTGTGCCACAGCCTATAGCAACGGCTCCGACGCCGGTTTTTCCTGTCCCAACCCCTGATCCGGCCTTGATGCAGCGTAAACCGCCACTGGGTACCTTCTTCTTCTACTGGTACAACTGTCCGCAACAAGAATGCGACTCTAGTCAACTACTCGCTGTACCACCGGGATGGCTAACCCCATTGCCTGCTGATCCCGACCCGCGCGATGGTTTCAGTTACTCGTCCTATAACTATGACTGGTACGAGAACGAACTACGCACGATGGCGTCTATCGGTATCTCGATGGTCTTTCCGGTGAGTTGGGGCGATCATCCCCATCCCTGGTTTCGGAATGATCGGCTCAATCTGCTTGTGCAGGCCAACGGTGTATTGGAACACCCACTGACCATCGGGATGTTTCTCGATACTACTGCCCAACAGGGGATGTATCAAGAGTTTCTGGGAAATGGTTATCGGTTTGGTCCTGATGCGCCACGATTACCACTCAGCGATCCACGGAGCGGCTACTTTTTCTACAACCTGCATATTCGCGATTTCTTCACCCGCGTCCCCCGTGAGATGTGGGCGACTATCGATGGCCGACCCATTATCATCACCTACACCGCTCTCTGCTGTGATAATCTGGAATTGAGCGGGACTCTCTGGCAGGCGGTGAAAGATGCCTTTCGGGCTGATTTTGGTGTTGAGCCGTGGCTCATTCTGGAAGAGACGTGGCTCAATCCGCAGGCGCTGGCACCACCGGAAGGTTTGCCGGATAGCGCTCAGGTTGCTGATGGGGTGTACCGCTGGGGAACAGCCCTCCTTGGTCCGCATACTGCTGAATTGCGTGGCTTCAAGGTCAGTAGTGTCGGTCCTGGTTTTGATAATTCGCGTATTCCCTGGGTGCGTGAACCACGAGGTCAGCCGCGCGATGAGCCGCCCGGTGGTGGTTCTCCGGCACCCGGCGCATTCCTGCGCGCCAGTCTGGCTGCTATCCCGCCCGATACCGATCTGGTCTTGATCGAGACCTGGAACGAATGGCCTGAAAACAGCGCCGTCGCTCCTGCTGCCTACACCGACCGCGATGGTCGTCCACTACCACCCGATTTTTACCTCCAGATCATTCGCCAATGGCGTGAGCAGTTTGTGCCGCAACCATGA
- a CDS encoding sodium:solute symporter family protein, with protein sequence MSTSAQSVFRNRMARYYGYFTIGFIAVSLLMLLLEVFAGLPTQLIGWAFLLLTFALYATIGVLSRTKVLDEYYVAGRNVPAVFNGMATGADWMSAASFISMAGTLWLIGYDGLAYIMGWTGGYVLLALLFAPYLRKFGQYTIPDFVGARFGGNTARVVAAICAIIVSLTYVTAQVVGVGIIMQRFVGVDYMIGVILGLSGVLVCSFLGGMKAVTWTQVAQYIILITAYLIPVTALSIQLTGFPLPQLSYGQALQRIQVLEQEQGLSKASESPVVPGKFVTSGYIPPFNEGLSNVAAIDAVRQLNTQFGLNVTPPAAQAIPDANKPELGDWRGTPWNFLALMACLMLGTAGLPHILIRFYTVPSVRESRLSVGWSLFFIFLLYFTAPAYAAFSRWQILENVVGKEISQLPEWTSTWARNGLIVIRDLKVLDGVEVGKEPTWVKNLINAGSVVVEDANGNGRIDLAAWEDAGDGKGRAGEISGSAVTKARVDGILQLNELGRTAGDGIDGDLVVLSTPDIAGLPFTIGALIAAGGLAAALSTADGLLVVIASAVAHDIYFRTINPKASLNTRIVLGKTMIVVAAVIAALLAIPRLALIAQMVAWAFSMAASTFFPVVLLGIFWKRANGAGAIAGMIGGLAVTIFYMANNYLNPAFNVLGISHLGSGIFGLPVAIILIVVVSLLTKEPSKEIQDLVENLRNPITDDEGMTKMIDKMAPAK encoded by the coding sequence ATGTCCACTTCAGCTCAGAGCGTCTTCCGCAATCGGATGGCGCGCTACTACGGCTACTTTACGATTGGCTTCATCGCTGTCAGCCTCCTGATGCTGTTGCTTGAAGTCTTTGCCGGTCTACCTACGCAACTTATCGGTTGGGCTTTCCTTCTGCTTACCTTCGCTTTGTATGCAACGATTGGTGTTCTCTCGCGCACGAAAGTGCTTGATGAGTATTACGTTGCAGGACGCAATGTTCCGGCAGTGTTCAACGGTATGGCAACCGGTGCAGACTGGATGAGTGCGGCGTCATTCATCTCAATGGCCGGTACGCTCTGGTTGATTGGCTACGATGGTCTGGCCTACATTATGGGTTGGACTGGTGGCTATGTGCTGCTGGCACTGCTCTTTGCTCCGTACCTGCGCAAGTTCGGTCAGTACACCATTCCCGACTTTGTCGGTGCCCGTTTCGGTGGTAACACCGCACGTGTGGTGGCTGCAATCTGCGCCATCATCGTCTCGCTGACCTACGTGACCGCTCAGGTCGTGGGTGTCGGTATCATCATGCAGCGCTTCGTTGGCGTTGATTACATGATCGGTGTTATCCTCGGCCTCTCAGGTGTGCTGGTCTGTTCGTTCCTGGGTGGTATGAAGGCGGTGACCTGGACGCAAGTGGCCCAGTACATTATTCTGATTACCGCCTATCTGATCCCGGTGACTGCGTTGTCAATCCAGCTTACCGGCTTCCCGCTTCCTCAGTTGAGTTATGGTCAGGCGCTTCAGCGCATTCAAGTGCTGGAACAGGAACAGGGCCTGTCGAAGGCATCTGAGTCGCCGGTCGTACCAGGTAAGTTTGTTACCAGTGGATATATTCCACCGTTCAATGAAGGTCTGAGCAACGTTGCTGCAATTGATGCGGTTCGGCAGCTCAATACGCAGTTTGGTCTGAATGTTACCCCACCCGCTGCGCAGGCAATTCCTGATGCTAATAAGCCAGAGCTGGGCGACTGGCGTGGAACGCCGTGGAACTTCCTGGCTCTGATGGCGTGTCTGATGCTGGGTACTGCCGGTCTGCCCCACATTCTGATCCGCTTCTACACGGTGCCTAGCGTGCGTGAGAGCCGCTTGAGTGTGGGTTGGTCGCTCTTCTTCATATTCCTGCTCTACTTCACCGCCCCGGCTTATGCCGCGTTCTCGCGCTGGCAGATTCTTGAGAATGTGGTGGGCAAGGAGATCAGCCAGTTGCCGGAGTGGACATCCACCTGGGCGCGGAACGGCTTGATCGTGATCCGCGACCTGAAGGTGCTGGATGGGGTGGAGGTTGGTAAGGAACCAACCTGGGTGAAGAACCTGATCAACGCCGGTTCGGTTGTGGTCGAAGATGCTAATGGAAATGGCAGAATCGATCTTGCCGCCTGGGAAGATGCCGGTGATGGCAAAGGCCGCGCTGGTGAGATCTCCGGTTCGGCAGTAACCAAGGCGCGTGTTGATGGTATCTTGCAGCTCAATGAGTTAGGGCGCACGGCTGGTGATGGTATCGATGGCGACCTTGTCGTGCTCTCGACACCTGACATCGCCGGTCTGCCCTTCACTATCGGCGCCCTCATCGCCGCCGGTGGTCTGGCTGCCGCTCTGAGCACCGCTGACGGTCTGCTGGTCGTGATCGCATCGGCTGTTGCTCACGATATCTATTTCCGCACGATCAATCCGAAAGCCAGCCTCAATACTCGTATCGTGCTGGGCAAGACAATGATTGTTGTCGCCGCAGTGATCGCTGCACTGCTCGCTATTCCACGCCTCGCCCTGATCGCGCAGATGGTGGCCTGGGCCTTCTCAATGGCTGCGTCCACCTTCTTCCCGGTCGTCTTGCTGGGCATCTTCTGGAAGCGAGCAAATGGGGCTGGTGCGATTGCCGGTATGATCGGCGGTTTGGCTGTGACCATCTTCTACATGGCGAACAACTATCTCAATCCGGCCTTTAATGTGCTCGGTATCTCGCACCTCGGTTCCGGTATCTTCGGTCTGCCGGTGGCGATTATTTTGATCGTGGTCGTGAGCCTGCTCACGAAAGAACCCTCGAAGGAGATTCAGGATCTGGTTGAGAACTTGCGCAACCCGATTACTGACGACGAGGGTATGACCAAGATGATCGATAAGATGGCACCGGCGAAGTAA
- a CDS encoding DUF4212 domain-containing protein, producing MSDLSKLPVAERNRLYWSENLRLISILLVIWFAVSYVPVLFVEALNNIVIAGFPLGYYMGSQGSLVVFVIEIFYYAYAMNKLDAKYGLSDRDR from the coding sequence ATGTCGGATCTATCGAAGCTCCCAGTTGCGGAGCGCAATCGGTTGTACTGGTCAGAGAACCTGCGTCTGATCAGCATTCTGCTTGTGATCTGGTTCGCGGTGTCGTATGTACCGGTACTCTTCGTGGAGGCTCTGAACAACATTGTGATTGCCGGCTTCCCTCTCGGCTACTACATGGGTAGTCAGGGTTCGTTGGTCGTGTTTGTCATCGAAATCTTCTACTACGCTTATGCGATGAACAAGCTCGATGCAAAGTACGGACTGAGTGATCGCGACCGCTAA
- a CDS encoding transposase family protein, with translation MAFETYERIAGLREWLKQCLEFPNGIPSHATCGRVFAMLNSQAVRRRFMA, from the coding sequence ATCGCATTTGAAACATATGAGAGAATTGCGGGTTTAAGGGAGTGGCTGAAGCAGTGTCTGGAGTTTCCCAACGGCATTCCCTCGCATGCGACGTGTGGCCGTGTCTTTGCCATGCTGAACTCGCAAGCGGTTCGGCGCAGGTTCATGGCATAG
- a CDS encoding right-handed parallel beta-helix repeat-containing protein produces the protein MSQTLSFTLTILLILTACATPTSALTPTPQPSPQPTALTETPDSKLTPIPDPTLSTLPTEPAQPLPAGAYDPGAYVVSDIWVDPINGDDTRAGFPQDQAVRTLAEAWNRIPRDTPLNETGYRINLFPGTYTPEYTPNYWESRYGSAQFPIIIQPAGGNGTVTLPSVNIYDVRYLYIFGINFQSENDVFHCEKCDHILLRGVTITGTPPETGSTQEAVKFNQSQNIFIENSAISGGWDNAVDFVAVQYGHVLDSEIFGSGDWCMYAKGGSAYLRVEGNEFHSCGTGGFTAGQGTGFQFMVAPWLQYEAYDVKVVNNIFHDLEGAAFGVNGGYNILIAYNTAYRVGARSHVIEVAFGGRSCDGQPGDEGRERCDEYAAQGGWGNNLVPDGNNYVRIPNRNVFIYNNLIFNPDGYQSQWQHFFIPGPAPASGGVPAPVTADNNLVIKGNVIWNGPATHPLGVDDTTGCAAENPTCNPTQILSDNAINTVKPELRAPDSGDYHLFNRLNVTPAVIPPFVWEIGTVPQGNLDNSVPTDRDGYPRTNSDNAPGAYLERWLVWLSLLFG, from the coding sequence ATGAGCCAAACACTTTCCTTCACATTAACTATTCTTCTCATCCTCACTGCGTGCGCTACACCTACTTCTGCGCTCACGCCCACTCCGCAGCCTTCGCCACAGCCAACCGCCCTTACTGAAACGCCTGACTCTAAGCTCACCCCTATCCCCGACCCCACTCTTTCTACCTTACCCACTGAGCCAGCCCAACCATTGCCTGCCGGTGCCTACGACCCTGGCGCGTATGTCGTCAGCGACATCTGGGTTGACCCAATCAACGGCGACGACACCCGCGCGGGCTTCCCGCAAGATCAAGCTGTGCGCACCCTCGCCGAAGCGTGGAATCGCATCCCGCGAGATACACCACTCAACGAAACTGGCTACCGCATCAACCTTTTCCCCGGCACCTACACCCCTGAATACACGCCCAACTATTGGGAGTCGCGCTACGGTAGTGCGCAGTTCCCCATCATCATCCAACCTGCGGGCGGCAACGGCACTGTCACCCTGCCTTCGGTCAACATCTATGATGTCCGCTACCTGTACATCTTCGGCATTAACTTCCAATCTGAAAACGATGTCTTTCACTGCGAGAAGTGCGATCACATCTTGCTCCGTGGTGTGACCATCACCGGCACGCCGCCCGAAACTGGCTCAACCCAAGAAGCCGTCAAATTCAACCAATCGCAAAACATCTTCATCGAGAACAGCGCTATCTCTGGCGGCTGGGACAACGCTGTTGACTTTGTCGCCGTGCAATACGGGCATGTGCTCGACAGCGAAATTTTCGGCTCAGGCGATTGGTGTATGTACGCCAAAGGCGGCTCTGCTTACCTTCGTGTGGAGGGGAATGAGTTCCACAGTTGCGGCACGGGCGGCTTCACTGCCGGACAAGGCACAGGCTTTCAGTTCATGGTCGCGCCGTGGTTGCAATACGAAGCCTACGATGTGAAAGTGGTCAACAACATCTTCCACGATCTGGAAGGCGCGGCGTTCGGCGTTAATGGCGGCTACAACATCCTGATTGCCTACAACACCGCCTACCGCGTCGGGGCGCGCAGTCACGTTATCGAAGTCGCCTTCGGCGGGCGTTCCTGCGATGGGCAACCCGGTGATGAAGGACGGGAGCGTTGCGATGAGTACGCCGCCCAAGGCGGTTGGGGCAACAACCTGGTCCCCGACGGCAACAACTATGTGCGCATCCCCAACCGCAACGTGTTCATCTACAACAACCTTATCTTCAACCCGGATGGCTACCAGTCGCAATGGCAACACTTCTTCATACCAGGTCCAGCACCGGCCAGCGGCGGCGTGCCTGCCCCCGTCACCGCTGATAATAACCTGGTAATCAAAGGCAACGTAATCTGGAACGGCCCCGCCACGCATCCGCTAGGCGTGGATGATACAACAGGTTGTGCGGCTGAAAACCCCACCTGCAATCCAACACAGATATTGAGCGATAATGCCATCAACACCGTCAAGCCCGAACTGAGGGCGCCCGATAGCGGCGACTATCACCTCTTCAATCGGCTTAATGTCACACCCGCCGTCATCCCGCCGTTTGTATGGGAGATCGGCACAGTGCCCCAGGGCAATCTGGATAACTCCGTGCCAACCGACCGTGATGGGTACCCGCGCACCAATAGCGACAATGCTCCGGGTGCGTATCTGGAACGATGGTTGGTCTGGCTGAGTTTGCTCTTCGGATGA
- a CDS encoding deoxyhypusine synthase family protein, protein MTNGAVSQFVRHHFRHFNAAALVDAADAYRRHLDQGGQMMITLAGAMSTAELGLSLAEMIRQGKVHAISCTGANLEEDIFNLIAHDFYERVPHYRDLSPQQEQELLERHMNRVTDTCIPEEEAMRRLEKALLDEWMQADRNGECYFPHEFIYRILRAGKLEQYYQIDPRDSWVYAAMERNLPIYVPGWEDSTTGNMYAAHCITGEIRNVHTVRTGIEYMIDLADWYTRTSAQASIGFFQIGGGIAGDFPICVVPMLHQDLGREGVPVWGYFCQISDSTTSYGSYSGAVPNEKITWGKLAVDTPKFIIESDATIVAPLMFALILGW, encoded by the coding sequence ATGACAAACGGAGCTGTGAGCCAGTTTGTCCGCCACCATTTTCGCCATTTCAACGCAGCAGCCCTGGTTGATGCGGCTGATGCGTACCGTCGCCATCTCGATCAGGGCGGTCAGATGATGATTACGCTGGCCGGGGCGATGAGCACAGCGGAACTTGGCCTTTCGCTGGCCGAGATGATCCGGCAGGGGAAGGTGCATGCGATTTCCTGTACCGGCGCTAATCTCGAAGAGGATATTTTCAATCTGATCGCTCACGACTTCTACGAGCGAGTTCCCCACTACCGCGATCTCAGCCCGCAGCAAGAGCAAGAGTTGCTTGAGCGGCATATGAATCGGGTGACCGACACCTGTATTCCTGAAGAGGAAGCAATGCGTCGACTTGAGAAGGCGCTGCTTGACGAGTGGATGCAGGCTGATCGGAATGGCGAATGTTATTTCCCCCACGAGTTTATCTACCGTATCCTTCGGGCCGGGAAGCTCGAACAGTACTATCAGATCGATCCCCGCGATTCGTGGGTGTATGCGGCAATGGAACGCAACCTGCCGATCTATGTACCGGGGTGGGAAGACTCGACCACCGGGAATATGTACGCCGCCCACTGCATTACCGGCGAGATCAGGAATGTGCATACAGTACGAACCGGGATCGAGTACATGATCGATCTGGCCGATTGGTACACGCGAACGTCGGCTCAAGCCTCGATTGGCTTCTTCCAGATCGGTGGCGGTATTGCCGGTGATTTCCCCATCTGCGTAGTACCGATGTTGCACCAGGACTTAGGACGAGAGGGTGTACCGGTTTGGGGCTATTTCTGCCAGATTAGTGACTCGACAACCAGCTATGGCTCATATTCAGGAGCCGTACCCAACGAGAAGATTACCTGGGGGAAGCTGGCAGTTGATACACCGAAATTCATTATCGAGTCGGATGCCACCATTGTCGCACCACTTATGTTCGCCCTGATCCTGGGCTGGTGA